A genomic segment from Tuwongella immobilis encodes:
- a CDS encoding 5-(carboxyamino)imidazole ribonucleotide synthase, producing MPLLLTPKVGILGGGQLGRMLALAGYPLGITCQCLEPAKESAAAQVSERISGEFEDLQKLYELAKSSDVITLEFENVPVESTQWLSERVPVYPPPNALAIAQDRIQEKTFFRDLGIPVPAFRSVESRGDLDAAISELGLPAVLKTCRFGYDGKGQAMLTDPTSVDAAWERLGGRPLIYEAKIDFDREVSLIAVRSALGETAFYPLVENHHREGMLRRTLAPAPNLSPELQRLAESYAETAMRAMDYVGVLAIEFFQQNDRLMVNEMAPRVHNSGHWTIEGAETSQFENHLRAILGWPLGSTRLRGLSAMVNLIGFFPNPEVIHTIPGGHWHHYGKTERAGRKIGHVTFCAQTESERTWQLAHFPDHGK from the coding sequence ATGCCACTGTTGTTGACTCCCAAAGTGGGCATTCTCGGCGGCGGGCAGTTGGGCCGCATGCTGGCGTTGGCCGGGTATCCGCTCGGAATCACCTGCCAATGTTTGGAGCCGGCCAAAGAATCCGCCGCCGCTCAAGTCTCTGAGCGAATTTCCGGCGAATTCGAAGATTTGCAGAAACTATACGAATTGGCCAAATCCAGCGATGTGATTACGCTCGAATTCGAGAACGTCCCGGTGGAATCGACCCAATGGCTATCCGAACGCGTGCCGGTCTACCCACCACCGAACGCGCTGGCCATTGCTCAAGATCGCATCCAAGAAAAAACATTCTTTCGGGATCTCGGCATTCCCGTGCCGGCATTTCGCTCCGTGGAATCTCGGGGCGATCTCGATGCGGCGATTTCCGAGTTGGGGTTGCCTGCCGTCCTGAAGACGTGTCGGTTCGGCTACGACGGCAAAGGTCAAGCGATGCTGACCGATCCGACCAGTGTCGATGCGGCCTGGGAGCGTCTCGGTGGTCGTCCACTGATTTACGAGGCAAAAATTGATTTCGATCGGGAAGTCTCGCTGATAGCCGTGCGCAGCGCACTCGGTGAGACGGCGTTTTACCCGCTGGTGGAAAACCATCACCGCGAAGGCATGTTGCGTCGCACGTTGGCACCCGCGCCAAATTTGTCGCCGGAACTCCAACGCTTGGCCGAATCCTACGCCGAAACCGCAATGCGAGCGATGGATTATGTCGGAGTGCTGGCCATTGAGTTTTTCCAGCAGAATGATCGCCTGATGGTCAACGAAATGGCACCTCGCGTGCACAATTCCGGGCATTGGACCATCGAAGGGGCCGAGACAAGCCAATTTGAGAATCACCTGCGAGCGATTCTGGGTTGGCCGCTCGGTTCCACGCGATTGCGTGGATTGAGTGCGATGGTGAATCTGATAGGATTTTTCCCGAATCCCGAAGTGATCCATACGATTCCGGGCGGACACTGGCACCACTACGGCAAAACCGAGCGGGCCGGTCGCAAAATTGGCCATGTGACCTTCTGCGCTCAAACGGAGAGCGAACGAACCTGGCAGCTCGCGCATTTTCCGGATCACGGAAAGTAA
- the purE gene encoding 5-(carboxyamino)imidazole ribonucleotide mutase: protein MTSPLVGIIMGSISDWETMRHASETLSQLGVPHETRVVSAHRTPDLLFEYAAQAESRGLRVIIAGAGGAAHLPGMAAAKTSLPILGVPVESAMLRGVDSLLSIVQMPAGIPVGTLAIGKAGATNAGLLAAAILATTDPELRQRLHEFRAKQTEKVLAIGDPREMQS, encoded by the coding sequence ATGACATCCCCGTTGGTCGGCATCATCATGGGTAGCATCTCCGATTGGGAGACGATGCGCCACGCATCCGAGACACTCAGCCAATTGGGAGTGCCACACGAAACCCGCGTTGTCTCCGCCCATCGCACGCCGGACTTACTGTTTGAATACGCGGCCCAAGCGGAATCACGGGGCTTGCGGGTGATTATCGCCGGTGCCGGTGGCGCCGCCCATCTCCCCGGAATGGCAGCCGCCAAGACATCGCTGCCGATTTTGGGAGTGCCCGTGGAATCCGCCATGCTTCGCGGCGTCGATTCGCTGCTGTCCATCGTTCAAATGCCAGCCGGAATTCCCGTCGGCACCTTAGCGATTGGTAAAGCTGGCGCCACCAACGCGGGGCTACTCGCCGCCGCAATTCTCGCCACCACCGACCCGGAATTGCGTCAACGATTGCACGAATTTCGCGCGAAACAGACGGAAAAAGTGCTCGCCATCGGTGATCCACGGGAGATGCAATCGTGA
- a CDS encoding c-type cytochrome, whose translation MFTAQFAIGGGMLMMYFQWLAMTGRSSEARTFLDRYFKFLVLLSFVTGALTGVGMWFTSIQISPRTIGLMIDEFHWLWGVEWTFFCLEVVAGYCFYRYGAELSDRARIALLGLYTVGAWASLFWINGILSWQLTPGEWTSGHVWKGFFNPTFWPSLFYRTVACLTTASLVSMVVINSFSDFDRDQRTRLINRAAMLLAPMATMPLLGLWFVGSLPEDSREWVLGGSIAMTLFLNLAVIASVLIAGYALVGLIRQRLYINGATATLLCVLAFGATAGGEFVREGVRKPFTVRENLYSNAIKPSEIAHLRAVGGTSLDPFPLRDADAYPNDQVRTGALVFRQQCSICHTPAGVNSLTGLTASWDTDQKRLNIAKLQRLKPFMPPFAGPPHEVEALVQWIEWQQSNKPAQWNDSRTEPENIARLASIQRWLDEAGTAPAKPHDRVSPKLAQQLSQSEAR comes from the coding sequence GTGTTCACCGCCCAGTTTGCCATCGGCGGTGGCATGTTGATGATGTACTTTCAATGGCTGGCAATGACCGGCCGCAGTTCGGAAGCCCGCACGTTTCTGGATCGCTACTTCAAATTTCTCGTGCTGCTCAGCTTTGTCACCGGCGCACTCACCGGCGTCGGCATGTGGTTTACCAGCATTCAGATTTCCCCGCGCACCATCGGCCTGATGATTGATGAGTTTCATTGGCTTTGGGGCGTGGAATGGACGTTTTTCTGCCTCGAAGTCGTGGCGGGCTACTGCTTCTATCGCTACGGTGCCGAGTTGAGCGATCGCGCCCGAATCGCTCTGCTGGGGCTGTATACCGTGGGAGCGTGGGCCAGCCTGTTTTGGATCAACGGCATTCTCTCCTGGCAACTCACACCCGGCGAATGGACCAGCGGCCACGTCTGGAAAGGGTTCTTCAACCCCACATTCTGGCCATCGCTATTCTATCGCACCGTCGCTTGTCTGACGACTGCCAGCCTGGTTTCGATGGTCGTGATCAATTCGTTTTCCGATTTCGACCGCGACCAGCGCACCCGGCTGATTAACCGTGCCGCGATGCTGCTGGCGCCAATGGCGACCATGCCACTGTTGGGGCTGTGGTTCGTGGGCAGCCTGCCCGAAGATAGCCGCGAATGGGTGTTGGGCGGTTCGATTGCCATGACGCTGTTTTTGAATCTGGCGGTGATCGCATCGGTGCTGATCGCCGGGTATGCGCTCGTCGGGCTGATTCGCCAACGGTTGTATATCAATGGCGCCACGGCGACTCTGCTTTGTGTGCTGGCATTCGGTGCCACGGCCGGTGGCGAATTTGTTCGCGAAGGGGTGCGCAAACCGTTCACCGTCCGCGAAAATCTCTACTCCAATGCCATCAAACCGAGCGAGATTGCCCATTTGCGGGCAGTCGGTGGCACCTCGTTGGATCCGTTCCCACTCCGAGATGCAGATGCCTACCCGAACGATCAAGTTCGCACGGGTGCCCTGGTATTTCGGCAACAGTGCAGCATCTGCCACACACCCGCCGGGGTGAACAGCCTCACAGGACTCACCGCATCGTGGGACACCGATCAGAAGCGGCTGAACATCGCCAAGCTGCAACGGCTCAAACCGTTCATGCCGCCTTTCGCCGGACCACCGCACGAAGTCGAAGCCTTGGTGCAATGGATCGAATGGCAACAATCCAACAAACCCGCCCAATGGAATGACAGCCGAACCGAACCGGAGAACATTGCTCGATTGGCATCGATCCAACGCTGGCTGGATGAAGCCGGCACCGCCCCCGCCAAACCGCATGACCGAGTCTCGCCCAAACTCGCTCAGCAACTCTCGCAATCGGAGGCTCGATAA
- a CDS encoding thymidine phosphorylase encodes MRAMEIIRKKRDGGELTTVEIDAFVRGAIDGSWQDSQLAAMLMAIVLKGMTAAETAHLTYAIAHDGTTFNWDDVPGKKVDKHSSGGVGDKTTMILGPLAGACGVRIPKMSGRGLGHSGGTLDKLESIPGFRTSIPVDAFRQGLQSVGVVLGGQIENVAPADKKLYKLRDVTATVESIPLLTSSILGKKLAEGLDGLVLDVKYGRGAFMQTLEGARELADMLMAVNRANGLPTTVILSGMDAPLGRAIGNALEVVESVETLRGNGPRDLHELSVHLAAHMVLRAGLAESLDAALEQVETALRSGAGLQKFREIIANQGGDPQIVDDLSRLPQAKEVVELTAPRSGYLQRMDAEKLGFAAVRLGAGRDRDGDSIDPAVGFVLKAKPGEYLHAGQPWIAVHFNDSRRLESARELLDAAVEFGPTSVTIPPIIAEIRMG; translated from the coding sequence ATGCGAGCCATGGAAATCATTCGCAAGAAACGCGATGGCGGCGAATTAACCACCGTGGAGATTGATGCGTTTGTTCGCGGGGCAATCGACGGCTCGTGGCAAGATTCGCAACTGGCGGCCATGCTGATGGCGATTGTGCTCAAGGGGATGACCGCCGCCGAAACCGCGCATCTCACCTACGCCATTGCCCATGATGGCACGACCTTTAACTGGGACGATGTGCCCGGAAAGAAGGTCGATAAGCACTCTTCCGGCGGTGTCGGCGACAAAACGACGATGATTCTGGGGCCGCTTGCGGGGGCTTGCGGCGTGAGGATTCCGAAGATGTCCGGGCGCGGGTTGGGGCACTCCGGCGGCACGCTGGATAAGTTGGAATCGATCCCCGGATTCCGCACCAGCATCCCCGTGGATGCCTTTCGCCAGGGGTTGCAATCGGTTGGGGTTGTGCTGGGCGGGCAGATTGAGAATGTCGCACCGGCAGACAAGAAACTCTACAAGTTGCGCGATGTCACTGCCACAGTTGAGAGTATCCCCCTGTTGACCTCCTCAATTTTGGGAAAAAAATTGGCCGAAGGTTTGGACGGACTGGTGTTGGATGTCAAATATGGTCGTGGGGCGTTCATGCAAACGCTGGAAGGTGCCCGCGAGTTGGCCGATATGCTCATGGCCGTCAACCGCGCCAACGGCCTGCCGACAACGGTGATTCTTTCGGGAATGGATGCGCCGTTGGGGCGAGCCATTGGCAATGCCTTGGAAGTGGTCGAATCGGTGGAGACGCTGCGGGGCAACGGGCCACGCGATCTCCACGAATTGTCGGTGCATCTGGCGGCGCACATGGTGCTGCGTGCGGGATTGGCCGAATCGTTGGATGCCGCGTTGGAGCAAGTCGAAACCGCACTTCGCAGCGGGGCCGGGCTGCAAAAATTCCGGGAAATCATCGCCAACCAAGGCGGCGACCCGCAGATTGTCGACGATTTGTCGCGATTGCCCCAAGCGAAGGAAGTTGTCGAACTCACCGCACCGCGTTCGGGCTATCTGCAACGGATGGATGCGGAAAAACTCGGATTTGCCGCCGTGCGATTGGGAGCCGGGCGCGACCGCGATGGCGATTCGATCGATCCGGCGGTTGGATTCGTGCTCAAGGCCAAACCAGGCGAGTATCTCCATGCCGGGCAGCCGTGGATTGCCGTGCATTTCAACGATTCTCGCCGATTGGAATCTGCCCGCGAATTGCTGGATGCCGCCGTCGAATTCGGCCCGACTTCGGTAACGATTCCGCCGATTATCGCGGAAATTCGGATGGGGTGA
- a CDS encoding M16 family metallopeptidase encodes MTFRVACHRLCFSLLVLLGGVSSGSLRADPLVEAANSIYSGIRMETLPNGLIVYLKPIPGSPVVTTKVAYRVGSADEELASTGLSHYLEHLMFKGTAKLMPGDIDRLTQINGGRNNANTSEDCTVYHFDFAADRWTVALDIEADRMRGTVIDAKHEFEQEKGAVIAELEGGEDEPWEKEQKTILPLLFGKTAPYGHPVIGEREHVRNATAEIIKTHYDRWYHPNNAIIAVVGGFDPDQAMAEIRKRFANIPKGELPARRPIPDIAPRTETVRVEIPSKFELPRLVMGYNGVTVGHPDDYAFDVISQVLTGGKTGRLYRKLVEGEQIATSVSAFNSAGRYPGWFGVMLELMPNGDRAKAEKLLLAEIERLAAEPITAAELKRAQRAVLASTIFGSEDNHSLADRIARSAIMDPNGSIDYPRTYLSKIQAVTPEQVQAAARKWLVEAKPVMVWSVPGEQQPPQGMGNASQANPLRRNILARKGLRHREAPQASGGGSFPELKNAQRVTLPNGMRVVLLENHRLPIVVATVANPRADLLEPANQHGVASMLALLLDEGTTTKTGQQIASMVEDTGGEFSLGVSQSSLQMLSSDAELGLSLMFECLQSPAFPAESVERMRLQLVSAIEDSERDPNETALTAFRKTVYGDHPYGRPGLGNREVVKKLTVDDLKAYHATIMRPSELITVIVGDFDSKSMVTLLQKLVPTPEKPQLPVALELPKPPTIEQVTEKIISNPNAAQLHVYLGHLGIARNDPDYFKLLVMDNVLGTGPGFTDRLSASLRDRQGLAYTVTAQITGTASDGPGVFQGYIGTFPDKLATVKAGFLTEINRIRDELPDEAEVENAKKYLLGTLAFRTATNQMIAGQLLGFERFGLGLDYLERYRKEVAAVTPMNVQAMAKKHLQPGRLVLTACGPVDATGKPLAAPKP; translated from the coding sequence ATGACGTTCCGTGTTGCCTGTCACCGACTTTGCTTCTCACTACTGGTCCTGCTCGGAGGGGTGTCGAGCGGTTCCCTGCGAGCCGACCCACTCGTCGAAGCGGCCAACTCAATCTACTCCGGCATCCGGATGGAGACGCTCCCCAACGGCTTGATCGTCTATCTCAAGCCGATTCCCGGTTCCCCGGTGGTCACCACCAAAGTGGCGTATCGCGTCGGCTCTGCCGATGAAGAACTCGCCAGCACTGGATTATCGCATTATCTCGAGCATCTGATGTTCAAAGGGACAGCCAAGCTGATGCCCGGCGACATCGATCGACTCACGCAAATCAACGGCGGTCGCAATAACGCCAACACCTCCGAAGATTGCACGGTCTACCACTTCGATTTCGCCGCCGATCGCTGGACGGTCGCCTTAGATATCGAAGCGGATCGCATGCGTGGGACGGTGATTGATGCCAAGCATGAATTCGAGCAGGAAAAAGGAGCCGTCATCGCCGAATTGGAAGGGGGCGAAGATGAGCCATGGGAAAAAGAACAAAAGACCATTCTGCCGTTGCTGTTCGGCAAGACCGCGCCGTATGGCCATCCAGTGATTGGCGAGCGCGAGCATGTCCGCAATGCGACGGCGGAGATTATCAAGACGCATTACGATCGTTGGTATCATCCGAATAATGCGATCATTGCGGTGGTTGGTGGGTTCGACCCGGACCAAGCCATGGCAGAAATTCGCAAGCGATTTGCGAATATTCCCAAGGGCGAACTTCCGGCACGTCGGCCGATTCCCGACATTGCTCCGCGAACGGAAACGGTTCGCGTAGAAATTCCGTCGAAGTTCGAATTGCCCCGATTGGTCATGGGCTACAACGGTGTGACGGTTGGCCACCCAGATGATTATGCGTTCGATGTGATTTCGCAAGTGCTCACGGGGGGCAAGACCGGCCGCTTGTATCGCAAGTTGGTCGAAGGGGAACAAATTGCGACGAGTGTGAGTGCGTTCAACAGTGCGGGGCGCTATCCTGGCTGGTTCGGCGTCATGCTCGAATTGATGCCCAACGGCGATCGCGCGAAGGCGGAGAAGCTGCTGTTGGCCGAAATCGAACGATTAGCCGCCGAACCAATCACGGCCGCCGAGTTGAAGCGTGCCCAACGCGCGGTCCTGGCTTCGACGATCTTCGGCAGCGAAGACAATCACAGCTTGGCCGACCGGATTGCACGGTCGGCAATCATGGACCCGAACGGTAGCATCGATTATCCGCGAACGTATCTCTCGAAGATTCAAGCGGTTACGCCGGAACAAGTGCAAGCCGCTGCCCGAAAATGGCTGGTGGAAGCCAAGCCGGTGATGGTTTGGTCGGTGCCCGGCGAGCAACAACCGCCGCAAGGGATGGGCAACGCCAGCCAAGCGAATCCGTTGCGTCGCAATATCTTGGCCCGAAAGGGGTTGCGGCATCGCGAAGCACCGCAAGCCAGCGGTGGTGGCTCGTTCCCGGAGTTGAAAAACGCCCAGCGCGTGACCCTGCCGAACGGAATGCGAGTGGTGCTGCTCGAGAATCATCGGTTGCCAATCGTGGTTGCTACAGTGGCGAATCCGCGTGCCGATTTGCTGGAACCCGCGAATCAGCATGGGGTTGCGTCGATGCTCGCCCTGCTGCTGGATGAGGGGACAACCACCAAGACCGGCCAGCAAATTGCCTCGATGGTCGAAGATACCGGCGGCGAGTTTTCGCTGGGGGTGTCGCAATCCAGCCTGCAAATGCTCTCCAGCGATGCCGAATTGGGATTGTCGCTGATGTTTGAATGTCTGCAATCCCCGGCATTCCCGGCGGAGTCGGTGGAACGGATGCGGTTGCAACTCGTTTCTGCCATTGAAGATAGCGAACGCGACCCCAATGAAACCGCATTGACGGCGTTTCGCAAGACCGTCTACGGCGATCATCCCTATGGCCGCCCCGGGTTGGGCAATCGGGAAGTGGTCAAGAAACTGACCGTGGACGATCTGAAGGCGTATCATGCAACGATCATGCGGCCATCGGAACTCATCACCGTGATTGTGGGGGATTTCGATTCCAAGTCGATGGTGACGCTGCTGCAAAAGCTGGTGCCGACACCGGAGAAGCCGCAACTGCCGGTGGCACTCGAATTGCCGAAACCGCCGACAATTGAACAAGTTACGGAAAAGATCATCAGCAATCCGAACGCGGCCCAGTTGCATGTGTATCTGGGACATTTGGGCATCGCTCGAAATGACCCGGACTATTTCAAGCTGCTGGTGATGGATAATGTGCTGGGGACCGGGCCGGGATTCACGGATCGTCTCTCGGCCTCGCTGCGGGATCGCCAGGGGTTGGCCTACACGGTGACGGCCCAGATTACCGGAACGGCCAGCGATGGACCTGGCGTGTTCCAAGGCTACATTGGCACATTCCCGGATAAACTGGCGACTGTGAAAGCGGGCTTTCTGACGGAGATTAACCGGATTCGCGATGAACTTCCGGATGAGGCCGAAGTCGAGAACGCCAAGAAGTATCTGCTTGGGACGCTTGCATTTCGGACGGCAACCAATCAAATGATTGCTGGCCAATTGCTGGGATTCGAGCGATTCGGGCTGGGGTTGGATTATCTGGAACGGTATCGCAAGGAAGTGGCGGCCGTCACTCCGATGAATGTGCAAGCGATGGCCAAAAAACATTTGCAACCGGGCCGATTGGTGTTGACGGCATGTGGGCCGGTGGATGCGACGGGCAAACCGTTGGCAGCGCCGAAGCCGTAG
- a CDS encoding UvrB/UvrC motif-containing protein encodes MAQDIDFVLKTWKFRPDSVLARLVTASDGREVLQLRLELGLMQLEVADRPDGQRPGGFPTYFAYLQDLASLAEQAGRRFVLDANQCDEADREFMQFYHRRICWMTLERFDRAVADAEHTLAFMDFVRDHSPNDEFTQAHEQYRSFVLFHWAQSKANAAQQREDWEAALDALRDGMERIHTFYRDHDREEEFEANLMVQQLQHQLASLRKRHGIPSTLEEQLAAAIAAEDYERAAQLRDAIKQRQSARRTEPDAEA; translated from the coding sequence ATGGCACAGGACATTGATTTCGTCCTGAAGACGTGGAAGTTTCGCCCGGACTCGGTGCTGGCTCGGCTGGTCACCGCGTCCGATGGGCGAGAGGTCTTGCAACTGCGGCTCGAACTGGGGCTGATGCAGTTGGAAGTCGCCGATCGTCCCGATGGACAGCGACCGGGCGGATTCCCGACCTATTTTGCCTATTTGCAAGACCTTGCGAGCCTCGCCGAACAAGCGGGGCGTCGCTTCGTGCTCGATGCGAATCAGTGCGATGAGGCCGACCGCGAATTCATGCAATTCTACCATCGTCGCATTTGTTGGATGACGTTGGAACGATTCGATCGCGCGGTGGCCGATGCCGAACATACCCTCGCGTTCATGGATTTCGTCCGCGATCATTCGCCCAACGACGAATTCACGCAAGCGCACGAACAATATCGCAGTTTCGTGTTGTTCCATTGGGCGCAAAGCAAAGCGAACGCCGCCCAACAGCGCGAAGATTGGGAAGCCGCGCTCGATGCCTTGCGCGACGGCATGGAACGCATCCATACCTTCTATCGCGATCACGACCGCGAAGAAGAGTTCGAAGCGAATTTGATGGTGCAGCAGTTGCAGCATCAACTCGCCTCCCTTCGCAAACGACACGGAATCCCGTCGACATTGGAAGAACAATTGGCGGCGGCCATTGCTGCGGAAGATTACGAACGTGCCGCACAACTCCGCGATGCCATCAAGCAGCGGCAATCGGCGCGGCGAACTGAACCCGACGCTGAAGCGTAA